The nucleotide window GGAAAAGACATATATTTGTACATCAATGGGCAAAGCATTAATTAGGAAGAGTAGCAAATAAGTTTCCAGCTAGACAGTGCTGGGCAGATAGTTTGCAGATGAACTTACAAATAGTGGGATAGCTGAAAAAGACTGAttgttggggggaaaaaaatctaaaattccttTTGGACTACATGTTCATTGCCAGGGAAAATGCATCCTTGATTAACAACAGTTGCTCAGTGCATCACTTTATGAagacttttttcttccttattaaaGAGTCAGGAAATTTGTCCCTTCTCAAGCAaggttttttctcttttaagtcaTTAATGCTGTGCACTTGCAacttttttcccctaattttcAGAGCTTTCTTCTGGTTGGTGtctctgctgttttcctcctttgtTTGGTTCATGGCAGGAATCATTACCGACAACAAAAATGGGCCAGTACAGAAATATATGCTGATCTTTGGAGTGTTAGTCTCAGTCCTTATCCAAGAAATGTTCCGGTTTGCATATTATAAACTTTTAAAGTAAGTAATATATTTACTTTACCTTTTTTCCCCAGTTATATTTGAATTATGATTTGGTAGTTTGAAACATTAATATAGTGTGGTATTTGAGAGTCCATGCCTTCTTGCTTAGTTTGAAGCCAAGTGGTTATACATTTTCAGCCTGAAAATATTGAGTAATTTAACTTGTGGGCATTACTTCCTtcactcattcaaaaaatatttcttgagaaTTTACTTAATACCAGGCACTCTCCTAGGCACTGGGGATGCCTCATGATTAAAAGACAgtctgtcctcatggagtttatattATAGCAGAAAGAGACACAGACAAGTCCATGAACAAGAAAATACATTGTATATGAGAAGATACTAAGTGCCATGGGGAAAAATAGAGAAACGGTCATTGAAACAATAGCAACAGAAACTTCCGTGGGTGATTGTTTCATGAGTATGACACGtgtttatattaatttattaagtTGTACACCaggatttgtacattttattgtatgtacctaaaaataaaatgctctAGGTTAGAATTTATATGTGCTTCTTTTTGCCACTACCTAAAATAAGTACTTCATACTGAGATTATGCCTACCAGTATTTTTTACTGTACTGGGGGAAATCGTGGGTTCTTTTTGGGATATTTCATGGGATTTCATGTCtgtaattgaaaaatacatttttataaaagccATGAGCACAAGTTCCCTTTTTAGGTCAGAAAGAAGGTCATCTGTAGGATACGTGAGGACCTCACAtgaaatcactgatttgaaatacAGCTTGAACTTGGAACCATGTTTTCTTTCAGGCAGTCATGAGGTTGGCTTTGATTATGTAGTGAGACTTACTTAGTAGAGTGATAAGTGTGCCATCTCTTCATTTCTGCAAATGAGATAATTAGGGAACTCCAGGAATGTCATGGATGTAGCTAAGACAGAACCTCAACAACATCTCTTATAATAGGCTTCTGACAATTTATTCTTGCCAATATGGTAGGCCTtctgtattttttactttttgcttttaaTAACAGATACGGAAATTTAATAACGAGATttaattataaatagaaaatcagGAAGccattgtttagaaggaaaagtCGTATCTTAGAAaaggtttaaaaatgaaaattccattAGTTCTTCGAAATATTAAAGATCAGCAAACAAGTACCGAAGATAACATTAAGTTTCCTCGGGAATGCAATAGCCTTAGCAGATGGACATTCAGCTGTGGTTGAATGTTTCTGGTCTGTGGCAATTACTACCAttccaaaatttaattttaactgtAGAATATATTAAGGTAATCAACATCTCCCTCTTTCTGAACTCTGTCGCACACAGGCAAATGAAATCTCTTAAATGGTTGTCATCTTGTCTCTTTCAAGGCAATTTcctcatttcctcatttcctcATTTCTTCACCTGGCCCTCAGAAGACATGGATgtggcttccatatcttttcTGGTCTCTGTAGTCAGTATATACACCCCTTTTTGTCAGTGCCTGGAGTTTGCCTGTGGTTAGGACCCAGCCCAGAACTCCACTGTGGTCAAAGTAATGAAGAGAGCAGACTCTGTACTTAGCCTCAGATTGCACTGGCTTTTCCTGTCAGCAGCATCATTGGCTCATGTTGGTTTTGCATTTTCACTTATGATAGCTCTAATTTTGAAACAAACTTAATTTCCAACAGATTTTACAGTTCAGGACATGGGTTTGGTAACCCCTTAAGACTTCAGGTTCTAAAACCTGACTTAGTTGGAGTAGCTAAATGGATATCTTCTGTTCTTTACTACCTTGTTTCTTCACAGTTTCCACCTGAAATGAACCTTTGTGAGCATTAACCTATGATTCCCAAGGACTATAAGCTGCATGTGCGTTGGCATTTTTAATGAGGGCAGTGAGAAAGTAGGgccacaaacacaaggaattacTGTCAGTCTGCAGGTTCTCAGGCCAGCAAGTTCAGAGGAGCTTCTTTGGCCTCCTGAGGAAAAACCATGTTTGCTCCTCTGAAAGGACCTTTGGAAATTTGCTAATAGCTACTAGGACGAAACTGTATTAATAGGTGCCATTGTTTGCTTTGCAAAATGCATCTTTAACAAGCCTTTGGGAATGTTATACAATATTTTCCTAGCAAATTTTAGAAATGTTGGATGTTATGTAGTTATGTGTTGAAATAAGTTTGAGAATTATTATGGTACTTCATTCATGACTAACATTTATATAGATACATGTAAGTTGCTGTCTTATGCTGCACTACATTCAAATTTAGGAACTTTGGTTTAAACAATATTTTGACTTTCTCCACTGCCAAAACAGGTTTTGAACTTTAAATTTCAACTACTGCTAGGTCAAACTTCTGGATCTGAATTTGGTGCCAAGATTAAAATGCAGTCTTTTTTACATATATAGAATTGAATCAAAATGTTTATCATTGTAGTCTAATGTAAATTTATTTCATGGGTCAGGCCTTAGGAATAGTACTTcatcttgaatgaatgaatgaatgaatgaattcaaacTTTGGCCTAGCAAAGAACTGGACTGTAAGAAATTGGCATGTGGCCACAAGTAATGGCTCTTtctatattaattaaaaaaacaaaaaccaaaaaatagaTCATAGTCCCATACATTGCCTAAAATATACATTAGAATGTTTTTTGGCTTGGATTTAAGTTTTTGCAATTCAATTTTGTCTTATGCTGATACCAGAATATTTGCTAAGTttagaaaattttttattatagaaaaaaatgttaatcatTGCTGCAATTTCTTTAAAGGCAtatgtctactttttaaaaattctaaaatggtatatttcatttatatgcatgtTCCTTGGTACTGTCCCTCTCTTACccatacatacaaaaaaagaATCAGAACAAACAAGAAATATGGTATGATTTATTGGTAGTTTTTcaaagtttacattttaaaaattggggtttttctttttttcttggaaacAATAATAAATGCAAACAAAGAATGTTCCACTTAAGTAAAATGGCCCAATTAAAAACATTGTCCCTTACATCATTAGTTTTGTGTCCTgtccaacaggaacatgaaaactGTTGGTGTTTCTACTTTTTCACTTCCTAATGTTAGCATTGAGAACTGTTAGTGCCATAAACCTCTCCTCCCACAAACCTGTAACATAGAATGAGGAAGTTTATTACATTTTTGAATTTATGTGTTTAATATATTTGTGATAGCAGTAACTTGATGTGCCAAATAGCTAATATCTTTTATTCATTACTGAACAATTTATGTAAAACAAGTCCTCCAAAATTTCTCAAATCAATTATACCGTtatattcatttgttgatggagaTTATTACGATTATATATTTCTCTAAGTTTTAATTAGCCTTTAACAACATTGCCGTGACCGGcaagtttattttatttaggaaaattaGACATTTTAGTTGGTTACTGCTCCAGAGAAAGAAGATGAAAGTCAGTTGTCTGGGCTCATGTCTTTGCTACCAAATGGTGAGCATTGTAATGGAAAATTGTTTCTTTTGAGAACAGGAAAGCAAAAGACTTTTTTCATTACCCTTATTATTGTTTTGGTCAAATTTTGCATTGTCATAATTTAACATAATctatggtatttatatttatgtaataaGTAGGCCAACTACAGTATAGTGAATGTGCATTTCTTGAAATTAACACATTACCCAGAATATAAGTACGTTTTGCGTAATTTAATTTTCTACTCCTAGAGCCAACAGAACtcatttttgttacagcagttgctgaaaaatcattctaaaatgttTGGTTCTTTTATTGCTTTAATAAGTATGCCTTatagtaaaaatataatttgaatatCCTTTGAATCAAGATCATTGTTGCAGAATTTCTAGTCAACAAGGTTTAGTAATAATGACAATAGTGGAACTGACCATCCACACCTTGCATTCCTAACATATCTGCATGGGGGGCAGGAACTCATGGTAAGTTTGCGAATTGTCCGCAATGGAGGCATGGATATGATCATTCTGATGATCATTTCTTATTGGGCAGTAGTCTAATGTTTCATTCAGGTATTCTTAATCTCCTTTTAATCTAGTTAACCTCCTTTTATGAGGGCATCATTTTATTCCTGATTATTTCTTCCCTGAAGTCTGGGGACATGAAACAAGTATTTTAGAATCAGACACCCATATGATTATGTGCTCCTATGAGAGTTCAGATCATTAGTGTTGTAGGATTTAAGAGTAAGGAGAGGTGAGTGATCACCAATTGTTGGTAAAGCTGGTTTCTTGGAGAAATTGCTGCCTGAGCTAGATTTTGAAGCATGAGTGTAATTTAGGTTCTACAGAGTAGAAGGTAGAAGGGAAAGTGGCAAAACAGTGTAATTCAGGTGGAAGATGTAACAAAGGACCAACAAAAGTGAGATTGAAGATACATGCTTTGGGAGGAGGAAAAAATTCTGAGTGGTAGAGGCCATATGATACTAAATTAGACATTTACTGAGCTCAGAAAGTAGTCAGAAGTGTTACTCTTTTTCTTATTAAACTCATTCCCTGATGGcttgttttcttacatttttcttatttttttcttttctatgcaAAGGTCAGATAAAGACAAAAGTTGGTTGGAAATTTTGGTTGATTTTAGTTAATTGAaaatttgctttgttttacttAAATAGATTTTAGAGTATTGCCTGATCAGAAGCCTCAGTAAGTATTTGGATTTTGAAATATCTTGTGTATTTGCGTGATACActacattttcattaaaaaaaatctgtgtggttttattttagaaaagcCAATGAGGGTTTGAAGAGTATAAACCCAGATGAGACTGCACCCTCTATGCGATTGCTGGCCTATGGTAAATTAAAACTGTGTGCTGTCTGTCATTAAGAAAAAATCAGACTTGTAGATTTTATACAAGATTTCTCACAAACGTCATAGATTTCTTACAGTATTTTATTAGTTCCTTGGCCTATTGgtgtacattattttttttagctTTCCAGGGTACTTTATGATTGCAGGTGTCCCTTATCTGTGTGTCTATTAAATATTAACCAGGTTTGAAAATTAGATTTTTAATATGTATACACTCTAGTTAACAATTTCTAAGTGATGTTACTGTTATCTTCTCTGGATGGTTACCATGACTTTAGCTGTACCAGGAGGATCCTTCATCTTAATACAGTTAATACCTCTGCAtaattttctttcagaattaTGTTTTATTAAAGATGGGATATAAATTCTTGAGCTGAGTTCACCCCAATTTGTCCCAGGGATCAGTCCTTACGGTACTAAGTCACCCCTCAAGTTCAGTTCcagttttaagccattaaatgtAATTCGAcaaactgttagaaaataaacccaaagttTCAGCATGATATCCATCTCTGTTCCACCTATTGCTTCTGTGCCTTCCTAGATCGTTTTCTCTCCTTTTAATTTCTCTGCTACGTTCCACTATTTATTTCCCTTCCTCTTCACCTCTTCTCTCTTAGTTCATCATTTAGCCAAGCACTTGTCTTTTCTGAGCCAGCCACTTATCATGTGTAACTCTTCCCCTTCAACAAAATAGTATCTGGTTCTTGGAAATTTGATTTGAAGAGAAATTGTAGCATGAAAAGGATTTAAcagtatttttcttcctctttagtTTCTGGCCTGGGCTTTGGAATCATGAGTGGagtgttttcctttgtaaataCTCTGTCTGACTCACTGGGGCCGGGCACGGTGGGCATTCATGGAGACTCTCCCCAGTTCTTCCTGAATTCAGGTATGTGCCTGGTGACTCTGAATGTTGAAGCTTCTGGTCTAAATGATCACCCTTAATGGAGTTCCCTAGCTTAGGAATTCAAGTGAATAGAAGTTTATGTTATACCTTCTAAAAGCAAAATACTGTTAGATACCAGAAGTAAAGGACCTAGAAAGTAAAAGTTTTGGTTAAAGTATTTTAGAATTTGAGTGGAATTTATCTTGcataaaatttacttttgttttactGTACTAATAATGTTGCTCTATAGTTGATATATTAcaagttaatttttaaagactatttgttctttcttgatttttttttagtttacatTTATCTTTAGCATAAGccctaatttttaattaatttatcttGGCCCTATTTGGGAAAGGCCGTATAATTTAATCTTGAAATTGAGGGGTTAAAAATGGTTCTTGTTCAATGTGAAGTGATGTCTGACatctaaaaatgtatatttaaacatATATGTATCATTTTCAAGAATAACAACCCTTTTTCCCTGTTACTGAAGAACTAGAACATTAGCAGAAACTAGAGTTCCTTGTTGCTTATCACTTCTTTACCACCAGTAACTATTGCCCTGATTTTGTGGTATTAACTCCCTAGATTAACCAGGTCTTagagtttgttttttaacatttatacATGCTTTGTTTTGAAGGTAAAGCATGAAGGTTTTACTTTCATCTGtatctctggaaaaaaaataatatttagttttcttgcttttgaacatttaaaaatcaatcatactatattctttaaaaaaagaaatcaagaggaGAAAGTCATAATGGGTGAATTGACCTTTTTTATCCAAAGATACAGTATAAAAGGACCAACTCATTTTGAACAGCTTTTTCATCAGCCAGATACAAATTGTCATCATGATGCAGTGATCACATATTTGAGAGTTGGTAATTTGCATAATTAACATAAGATTTCTCCTAAATTCCACAagaagaatcttttaaaaatagtttttaaaaactccattttatttttttatctgttcaAGTTATATCATTAAAGTAAGGGATCCCATGCACACATTCTATTaattaaatatcatttatttaacatttgtgCTAAAGTAATTTCTGTCTTCAAGGAGCTTACTCTCTAGTAGGGGGAATAAGACAAAGAAAGTGAATAAGCATTTCAGCAGAGTTTAAGATAATAATAGAAAAGCTATAAGAAGGTATgaccaaattttttaaaaattgtggcagTAGTTTAGAAACATTCTGCATGTTATAGTGAGCCCCAAGCCCAGCTGACACTTGCTCACCGTTTCAGTTTAGGCCTTGGCATCTCCTGTCTAGATTACAACCATCAGCTCCTGACTAGTTGATCTTTCCTCAACACATTACCATGTGAATTTATCCTGTATGCCCCCACCAAACAAATCAGCCCTATACAAAAATGTGCAACGGCTGTCCCAGGTCTCTAGGATAAAGTCAAAGCCCTTTGTGTCTGCTGTATATTAGAGAATGGGTTGTTCTTATTTCGTGGTGCCTCCAGCATAGGAAATTATCTTCCTTTTAAACATTCCATAATTATACCCTCTCTGGCaattttttaataattctaaTACTGGGTATTAGGTTTTTATtattacttattcatttatttatttttattgaagtgtcattgatatacactcttatgaaggtttcacatgaaaaacaatgtggttactatacattcactcatatcaagtcccacccataaACTCCActgaagtcattgtccatcagtgtagtaagatgccacagagtcactacttgtcttctctgtcctacacctgtcttcccagtgacctccgccacaccatgtgtactaatcataatacccccaatccccttctcccttcctacccacccactctctcccacccctccccctcagtaaccactagtcccttcttggagtctgtgattttgtcgctgttttgtttcttcagtttttcttcatcatTATGAGTATTAGATTTTTAGAACAAATATATCATTAATAGCTAAAGTCTGTTAGACTCCAATATAAATTAACAAAACATAATTAGGATGGGTATTACTGCTACAGTTTTCTATGTTTTCTGAAATTGGTCTGTTAAACCATTACATAAGCAATTTTCTTCTGGTTGTCAAGTAGCATTCTCCTAATGGAGCTTATTTTTCTGCCAGCTTCGTTCACTAGATGGTGCTAATTCCCTTTAGTAAGCTAGTTTATTTTCAGAAGCCTGGCTTAAAatgatttctttggaaaaaagtgaaagaaaaatggtTTAGCAGTTTGGGGATTGTATTTGTAATTTCTATAAGTTCAGGGGAGAAGTTAAAGAAAGCAAAGTATTTTAATGTCTTTAGCTAAATTAGGACGGCAGGCTGACCATGCTGTGACTGAAAGAACAGCTATTTATCATGTGCAAGAGTTTCTTATTTGTATAGCATCGTTCTTCACAGCATTAATTTTGAATTTACAGTTAAGAAACTACTTTTTAttgcatttaaaaagaataacccaaatttgtatatgtttgtgtttgttatatatataatttgtaacTGCTGTTGTTACTGTTTATTTAGGCAGTAgctcatttttagtttttcagttAAATCTGTGAGTTTTTATATTAGTTTaacatatgctattacaaatgccTAAGTAATAATTagaataaataaagaatatgGAGTCACTAATTAGTGTAAGACACACACTATATGACACCTGAATGTACATAGGTTTTCATGTTATAGGTAGGCGTAGTTTATAAATAATACCTATGTATAAGTTAATTGTTCATAGTTGTATAGTAGGCTAGCATTAACATTTATAAATCATTACCATTTCTTGGTAATAGTGTATAGAGCCAAAAGTATCTGAATTAGACTCCTAAATTCAAGTCTTATCCTAGTTCATTAATTTAGTATTTTGGACAAGTCCATTTGATCATTTAATCACTCATTCCACATTATTATTAAGCATTTTTATTCAATAGGAGTTATACCAAGCTATGAAAATATAGCCCAATTAATGCCCATACCTTCCACTCATAGTGAGGAATAAAGACACACAGCTAATTACAATAAAGTGTGATAAATGTTATGATGAGGAAGAGCCATGACTTCACAAAAGACAACCTCTCACCCATGCTTGGATGGTATTGTGCTTCTCCTTTGTACTGCTTACTGTAGTTGTTATTAATTTGTcaacttcagttttttgtttgtgccTTTCTGTCCAGCCGAATGCTAAGCCGTGTAAGTGCAAGGactgtgtctgttttgttcacctcAGCACCTGTAGAGTCCTTTGTTTCTAGAtagattcataaatatttattggaataAATGAAAGCTAGGCACACCTTATGGAGAAAGTGCTATTTGAGTTACCTAAATAGGTATTTAGGTATACTTTAGGTATTTGAGATACCTAAAGGATGAATAATAGCTAGGCAGGCAAAGTAAAGGGATTGTCAGCGAAGAATGTCCAGCAGAGAGAAGAGGTCTCTTCTCTGCAGGCCTGGAGCTAAGACAGTACTCACTGGGCAAAAGAAGTACTGGACTTCCCGCTAaccttcattttcctcatctttcaGGAAAGGCAAAATAATATCTAACTCAGACGtgtgaagaattaaataaaattaatttagagAGTATATAACTTAGTGCTTTATAAACTGTAATATAGCCCAAGGCTAGAGAATTTGgttcttgaaataaaaaacagTCTTCAGAGAGGATAATTTCTCTAACTTATGTAGAATCTGGGTTTATCACTCTGAATTGCCTCCCTGTGCTTCAGCAGAAAAATGTCTTTACACAGTACTCAGGAAGAAGGATagctgatattttatttttaaaacttccccaaaccatTTCATCTATATTATATTTTCTTGGCAGTGCTCTTATCTGGTTAAGGTTTTAAACTTTTTAACCACTAAACCTTTCTCTTGGAGAAATCAGTATGGGCCAGACCACATGGAGTATCATGTTCAGTTCTGGGCATTGTGATTTAACAGGAATACTGAAGAACCAAAATTGGTATAGAAGACCATTGTCAGTATAGTGAAAGATCTAGAAGCTGTGTTCTATAGGGTATGATCGAAGGAAACAGGAATATtgagtttaaagaaaaatgaaagacgaATATGGGAATTCCATTTTTGTCCCAATTTGTCACTTCCCTGTAATAGAATTTGTACATCTGCACCCTTGCATAGCCTCATGGTGGCCAGAATGTACTTCCCTGCCCCTGACTTTGAGCTCAGTCATCATGTGACTTGAATTGGCCAGTTAGTGGATGTGCTGTAAGTATAAGTGGGTCTGCCCTCTTGGGCTCTGGTCATGCCTTGAGGATATGCCCCACATAGTTAATGCCTACATAGCCTGGACCCCAGAATGAACACATGCAGAGCAGACTTAGGCCCATCCTGCAGTGAGGAGCCAAATCCAGCTGTACCAGCAGCCTGCAGAGCTGCCTCGCTGAACCCACCATAATCAGCCAA belongs to Manis pentadactyla isolate mManPen7 chromosome 11, mManPen7.hap1, whole genome shotgun sequence and includes:
- the APH1B gene encoding gamma-secretase subunit APH-1B isoform X2, whose amino-acid sequence is MTAAVFFGCAFIAFGPALALYIFTIATEPLRVIFLIVGAFFWLVSLLFSSFVWFMAGIITDNKNGPVQKYMLIFGVLVSVLIQEMFRFAYYKLLKKANEGLKSINPDETAPSMRLLAYVSGLGFGIMSGVFSFVNTLSDSLGPGTVGIHGDSPQFFLNSGHRTPVGAGWSQDVSPSLGPHLEDYESCFPSSAQVFHLRYSKEVTWGCLTPSPTEHLRTTHSPLYFTS